One genomic window of Lynx canadensis isolate LIC74 chromosome F2, mLynCan4.pri.v2, whole genome shotgun sequence includes the following:
- the RPS20 gene encoding 40S ribosomal protein S20 → MAFKDTGKTPVEPEVAIHRIRITLTSRNVKSLEKVCADLIRGAKEKNLKVKGPVRMPTKTLRITTRKTPCGEGSKTWDRFQMRIHKRLIDLHSPSEIVKQITSISIEPGVEVEVTIADA, encoded by the exons ATG GCTTTTAAAGACACCGGGAAGACCCCCGTGGAACCGGAGGTGGCGATTCACCGAATTAGAATCACTCTAACCAGCCGCAACGTAAAATCTTTGGAGAAGG TGTGTGCCGACTTGATCAGAGGCGCCAAGGAAAAGAATCTCAAAGTGAAAGGACCGGTTCGGATGCCCACCAAG ACTCTGAGAATCACTACAAGAAAAACTCCTTGTGGTGAAGGTTCTAAGACTTGGGATCGTTTTCAGATGAGGATCCACAAGCGGCTCATTGATTTGCACAGTCCATCTGAGATTGTTAAGCAGATTACTTCCATCAGTATTGAGCCAGGAGTTGAGGTGGAAGTCACCATTGCAGATGCTTAA